One Gimesia sp. genomic window carries:
- a CDS encoding ATP-dependent helicase — protein sequence MSEIPQHIEDLFAQLNPQQRAAACHDSGSLLIIAGAGTGKTTTLSHRVAWLISQGIDPSRILLLTFSRRAANEMVRRVDALLRAMGNSREHAASARSRSIWGGTFHSTAARLLRRYGQSIGLPDDFTIIDRSDAEDLMSSLRSELELGNNVAKFPRKGTLVEIYSRCVNTCLKLEPVLERYYPWCLEHVEALKQLFQAFVDRKEQQNILDYDDLLLFWHALSSDPAGGKLLRGQFEAVLVDEYQDTNVLQSGILKNLCPDGAGLTVVGDDAQSIYSFRAATVRNILDFPEEYPGTTVVTLEENYRSTQPILAATNQIIDEAHERYEKKLWSSKIAGEPPILVDCSDNNEQADFVVTQVLEHLEAGIPLNQQAVLFRASHHSLALEVELARRNIAYHKYGGLKFIETAHVKDLMAYLRLAENPRDAVSGLRVLTLLPGIGQKKAQQLLNLLAESGFRFDAWSEFKPPAATVEHWPLFIRLMKNLSSPQSEKKGISSEVHQVRTFYSPLLDQQYDNGPARQRDLEQLEQVASRFSSRMSFLEEITLDPPSSTQDIANDSSKTDDDFLVLSTIHSSKGLEWDAVYVLQAADGSIPSEMSLESNDEIDEERRLFYVALTRAKNWLYVCFPHRQYFQNRRWNQAHSYAQLTRFISSKTLPLFQRRPAFNAEDLDTPEEAQIETTAEDIRKNIRNMWSS from the coding sequence ATGTCAGAGATTCCGCAACACATTGAAGACCTGTTCGCGCAGCTGAACCCCCAGCAACGGGCGGCGGCCTGTCACGATAGCGGTTCGCTGTTGATCATCGCCGGTGCGGGAACGGGAAAGACGACCACGCTTTCACACCGGGTGGCCTGGCTGATTTCTCAGGGCATCGATCCGAGCCGGATTCTGTTGCTGACCTTCTCCCGCAGAGCCGCGAATGAGATGGTCCGCCGCGTCGATGCACTGCTGCGGGCGATGGGTAACAGTCGTGAACACGCCGCCTCGGCCCGCTCACGGAGTATCTGGGGAGGCACGTTCCACTCCACGGCGGCACGTCTGTTGAGACGCTACGGTCAGTCGATCGGTCTGCCGGATGACTTTACGATCATCGATCGCAGCGATGCCGAAGACCTGATGAGCTCTCTGCGGAGCGAACTCGAACTGGGAAACAACGTGGCCAAGTTTCCTCGCAAAGGGACGCTGGTTGAAATCTACAGCCGCTGTGTGAATACCTGCCTCAAGCTGGAGCCGGTACTCGAACGGTATTACCCGTGGTGTCTGGAGCATGTAGAGGCACTCAAGCAACTGTTTCAGGCGTTCGTCGATCGCAAGGAGCAGCAGAACATTCTCGACTATGACGATCTGCTCCTGTTCTGGCACGCACTCTCTTCCGATCCCGCGGGGGGAAAACTGCTGCGAGGTCAGTTCGAAGCGGTACTGGTGGACGAGTACCAAGATACGAACGTGCTGCAGTCGGGCATCCTGAAAAATCTCTGTCCCGACGGAGCAGGTCTGACGGTTGTGGGCGACGATGCTCAGTCGATCTATTCCTTCCGGGCGGCGACGGTGCGGAACATCCTCGATTTTCCCGAAGAGTATCCGGGGACGACGGTGGTCACGCTCGAAGAGAACTACCGCAGTACGCAGCCGATCCTGGCGGCGACAAATCAGATCATCGATGAAGCGCATGAGCGCTACGAGAAGAAACTCTGGTCGTCGAAAATTGCCGGCGAGCCACCGATCCTGGTGGACTGCAGCGACAATAACGAGCAGGCCGACTTCGTCGTGACGCAGGTACTCGAACACCTGGAGGCGGGCATTCCCCTGAATCAGCAGGCGGTGCTGTTCCGGGCTTCGCATCACAGTCTCGCGCTGGAAGTCGAACTGGCCCGGCGGAACATTGCCTATCATAAGTACGGCGGATTGAAGTTCATTGAAACGGCACACGTCAAAGACCTGATGGCGTATCTGCGACTGGCGGAAAACCCCCGCGATGCGGTTTCCGGTCTGCGGGTGCTGACATTACTGCCGGGCATCGGTCAGAAGAAGGCGCAGCAACTGCTCAACCTGCTGGCGGAATCCGGGTTTCGCTTTGATGCCTGGTCGGAATTCAAACCACCGGCGGCAACGGTCGAGCACTGGCCCTTGTTTATTCGGCTGATGAAGAACCTGTCATCGCCGCAGTCCGAGAAAAAAGGGATCTCGTCTGAAGTCCACCAGGTGCGGACGTTTTACAGTCCCCTGCTCGATCAGCAGTACGACAATGGGCCGGCCCGCCAGCGCGATCTGGAGCAGCTGGAGCAGGTCGCCAGCCGGTTCAGCAGCCGGATGAGTTTCCTGGAAGAGATCACCCTCGACCCGCCCAGTTCAACGCAGGACATTGCCAACGACAGTAGCAAGACGGACGACGACTTCCTGGTGCTGAGTACGATTCATTCTTCGAAAGGTCTGGAGTGGGACGCGGTCTATGTGCTGCAAGCGGCGGACGGCAGCATTCCGTCCGAGATGTCGCTGGAGAGCAATGATGAGATCGACGAGGAACGCCGGCTGTTCTATGTGGCGCTTACGCGGGCGAAGAACTGGCTTTATGTCTGCTTCCCGCATCGCCAGTATTTCCAGAACCGACGCTGGAACCAGGCACACAGTTACGCGCAGCTGACGCGGTTCATTTCCTCAAAGACACTCCCCCTGTTTCAGCGGCGGCCTGCGTTTAACGCTGAGGATCTGGATACGCCCGAAGAGGCACAGATCGAAACGACGGCTGAGGACATTCGCAAGAATATCCGTAATATGTGGTCCAGCTGA
- a CDS encoding class I SAM-dependent RNA methyltransferase, whose amino-acid sequence MSEPLTLIATSTFGLEAVVARELKQLGYEDQTVENGRVMFQADKAAICRCNLWLRSADRILICLGEFTALDFDDLFDETRDLEWERWLPPSARFPVRATAVRSKINSAKNSQKMVKKAIAERLKDHYIKDWFPEDGPMYSVSVSILKDRATLCIDTTGPGLHKRGYRKLTAGAQLKETLAAGLIQLSYWNNERALVDPCCGSGTIPIEAALIGTNTAPGLNRSFVAEEWHKIPAELWEQAREEARDLQDLDALSFRLQGYDIDPGMIRMARYHAREAGVDELVHFQDQPVAEFSTPRKYGCIITNPPYGERLGEKEEAEVIYRQMKEVFAPLDTWSIYVLTSHPGFERIFDRKARRRKLYNGRIECTYYQFPGPPPPRKRSPWDDATNADSESTSETEADTPADDTTDSAD is encoded by the coding sequence ATGTCTGAGCCGCTCACCCTGATCGCCACGTCCACCTTTGGCCTCGAAGCCGTCGTCGCCCGCGAACTGAAGCAGCTGGGCTACGAAGACCAGACCGTCGAAAACGGTCGCGTCATGTTCCAGGCGGATAAAGCAGCGATCTGCCGCTGCAATCTCTGGCTCCGCAGTGCCGACCGCATCCTGATCTGCCTCGGCGAATTCACGGCTCTCGACTTCGACGATCTCTTCGACGAAACCCGCGATCTGGAATGGGAACGCTGGCTGCCCCCCTCCGCGCGCTTCCCCGTGCGGGCCACCGCAGTCCGCTCCAAAATCAACAGCGCCAAAAACTCGCAGAAGATGGTCAAGAAAGCGATCGCCGAGCGTCTCAAGGATCATTACATCAAAGACTGGTTCCCCGAAGACGGCCCCATGTACTCGGTCAGCGTCTCGATCCTCAAAGATCGCGCTACGCTCTGTATCGACACCACCGGCCCCGGCCTGCACAAGCGCGGCTATCGTAAACTCACCGCCGGTGCCCAGCTTAAAGAGACACTCGCCGCCGGGCTGATTCAGCTCAGCTACTGGAACAACGAACGTGCCCTGGTCGACCCCTGTTGTGGTTCGGGTACGATTCCCATCGAAGCCGCCCTCATTGGCACCAACACCGCCCCTGGACTCAACCGCAGCTTTGTCGCGGAAGAGTGGCACAAGATTCCTGCCGAACTTTGGGAACAGGCCCGCGAAGAAGCCCGCGACCTCCAGGACCTCGACGCCCTCTCATTTCGTCTGCAGGGTTACGACATCGATCCCGGCATGATCCGCATGGCCCGCTACCATGCCCGCGAAGCGGGTGTCGATGAGCTCGTCCATTTTCAGGATCAGCCGGTCGCCGAGTTCAGCACGCCCCGCAAATACGGCTGCATCATCACCAACCCCCCATACGGGGAACGACTCGGCGAAAAGGAAGAAGCCGAGGTCATCTACCGCCAGATGAAAGAGGTCTTCGCGCCCCTGGATACCTGGTCGATCTACGTGCTCACCTCGCATCCCGGTTTCGAACGCATCTTCGACCGCAAGGCCCGTCGCCGCAAGCTGTATAACGGGCGCATCGAATGCACCTACTACCAGTTTCCCGGACCACCCCCGCCACGCAAAAGGTCACCCTGGGACGACGCGACGAATGCGGATTCAGAGTCTACATCGGAAACAGAAGCCGACACCCCGGCTGACGACACAACCGACTCCGCCGACTGA